One genomic segment of Rubripirellula amarantea includes these proteins:
- a CDS encoding archaemetzincin has translation MNRTQRMFLLSVMLVAAIAASLLLRSNGHSDDGTSFRPPSAVERSEAVGNLGSLAESLQIAFDPRDQSFAPIPKPGLSDWLANQQELGQTFQQYVRSHPNRPNARRQTIYLQPIGDIDSQDGPSLDQLVLYAESFFSLPVKLLPAVADDRLPFTERLNAGNRQILSTDILRWLESRVPDDAFCLLAVTMVDLYPDDQWNFVFGQASLTNRVGVYSFVRYRPDATHQEKRGGSQSLMLRRSCKVLSHETGHMFGLKHCVYFRCLMNGSNHLDEADAQPNHLCPVCLRKLQWACKFDVADRYSTLKRFAETAQWEDEALWLQRRCASIDPAR, from the coding sequence ATGAATCGAACGCAGCGAATGTTTCTTTTGTCGGTGATGCTGGTCGCTGCTATTGCCGCGAGTCTTTTACTTCGATCCAACGGTCATTCCGACGACGGGACGTCCTTTCGGCCGCCGAGCGCGGTAGAGCGATCCGAGGCCGTTGGGAATCTCGGATCATTGGCGGAGTCCCTGCAAATTGCGTTTGATCCTCGAGATCAATCGTTTGCACCTATTCCCAAACCGGGGCTCTCGGATTGGTTGGCCAATCAGCAGGAGTTAGGTCAAACCTTTCAACAGTACGTTCGTTCGCATCCAAATCGTCCCAACGCTCGACGCCAAACGATCTATCTGCAACCGATTGGCGATATCGATTCGCAGGACGGACCTTCTCTCGACCAATTGGTTCTTTACGCTGAGTCGTTCTTCTCGTTGCCTGTCAAGCTGCTTCCAGCGGTAGCGGACGATCGCTTGCCGTTTACCGAACGATTGAACGCAGGGAATCGACAAATCCTATCGACGGACATTCTTCGGTGGCTTGAATCGAGGGTTCCCGACGATGCGTTCTGTTTGCTCGCTGTGACGATGGTCGATCTGTACCCGGATGACCAATGGAACTTTGTGTTTGGCCAAGCATCGTTAACCAATCGCGTTGGTGTTTACAGCTTTGTGCGATATCGTCCGGATGCTACCCACCAAGAGAAACGCGGCGGATCTCAATCGCTTATGCTTCGGCGTAGTTGCAAAGTTTTGTCGCACGAGACCGGACACATGTTTGGGCTAAAGCACTGCGTCTACTTCCGTTGCTTGATGAACGGTTCGAATCATCTCGACGAAGCCGACGCGCAACCGAACCACTTGTGTCCGGTCTGCTTGCGAAAGCTGCAATGGGCGTGCAAGTTTGACGTTGCCGATCGTTACTCAACTCTCAAACGCTTTGCCGAAACGGCTCAATGGGAAGACGAGGCGTTGTGGTTGCAACGACGTTGTGCCTCAATCGACCCAGCACGTTGA
- a CDS encoding VWA domain-containing protein — protein MKAHRNSTSCHSRHGSTMIAVMAMLPFLLIMAAMAINLSYVQSIQTKTQMVTDAATRAAGTQYATTESEAAAISAAQAIAAANPIEGITLTFTPSDFEFGVSTRSSTTSRYSFAAGGPGNAVRLSTNSFASGTGAALTPAFPLFGNDSEIRPLCTAAHTQLALDIAIVVDRSGSMCFSTSEDSMSGSPPASAPVGWNYSGPVPPNSRWLDVVDAVNGFCDELEATYGIEQASLSSYETNSATHVMLTRYYSNIRNALDDISDDFDGQATNVGDGILEGVACLNDPSKARRWATKVMVLLSDGNHNTGTDPYVAVDSAIAGSIPIYTVSFSDEANTILMEDMASMTGGNHYSALNASQLNAAFRDIARSLPSILTQ, from the coding sequence ATGAAAGCACATCGCAACTCAACAAGTTGTCATTCACGTCACGGGTCCACCATGATCGCGGTGATGGCAATGTTGCCGTTCCTGCTAATCATGGCCGCGATGGCGATCAATCTGTCCTATGTGCAATCGATTCAGACGAAAACACAAATGGTCACGGATGCCGCGACGCGAGCGGCTGGGACGCAGTACGCGACCACCGAAAGCGAAGCGGCTGCGATTTCAGCGGCGCAAGCCATAGCGGCCGCCAACCCTATCGAAGGCATCACGCTAACGTTTACACCATCGGATTTTGAGTTTGGTGTGAGCACTCGTAGTAGCACTACCAGCCGATACAGCTTCGCCGCCGGGGGGCCGGGCAACGCCGTTCGACTGTCGACCAACAGTTTTGCTTCGGGAACCGGTGCGGCTTTGACTCCTGCGTTTCCTCTGTTCGGCAATGACTCTGAAATCCGTCCCCTCTGCACCGCGGCACACACTCAACTCGCGCTCGACATCGCCATCGTTGTCGACCGCAGCGGTTCGATGTGCTTTTCGACTTCAGAAGACTCGATGAGCGGATCACCACCGGCATCGGCGCCCGTGGGATGGAATTACAGCGGGCCGGTTCCGCCCAATAGTCGTTGGCTAGATGTGGTTGATGCGGTGAATGGCTTTTGTGACGAGCTGGAAGCGACGTACGGCATAGAGCAGGCATCGCTTTCGAGCTACGAAACAAACAGTGCAACCCATGTCATGTTGACGAGGTACTACAGCAACATTCGCAATGCACTCGACGACATCAGCGACGATTTCGACGGGCAAGCAACGAATGTTGGCGATGGAATCCTAGAGGGAGTGGCGTGTCTGAACGATCCTTCGAAAGCTCGCAGATGGGCGACCAAGGTGATGGTGTTGCTAAGCGATGGCAATCACAACACTGGGACCGATCCGTACGTTGCTGTGGATTCTGCCATTGCCGGTTCGATTCCGATCTACACCGTCAGCTTTAGTGACGAAGCGAACACGATCCTGATGGAAGACATGGCTTCGATGACGGGCGGCAACCATTACAGCGCTCTTAACGCAAGCCAACTCAACGCGGCTTTCCGCGATATCGCTCGCAGCTTGCCGTCCATTTTGACTCAGTAA
- a CDS encoding zf-HC2 domain-containing protein has product MNCETCQRHLAQYVLGDLDPSVAHAVEEHIESGCVSCLSELTSIGNSVECLIEDSALKSPSDATWERLEEAIESDRSPESAGRNQVDRSSSLEETPSWLKHGFAAMLAVACGFMIAIVGLNFVSSAPERTAGDFSADHPPTSPSNVPVGQFSDGALPKSGDRPASHLVSFREPERLERVAGSMFFDTNAKQIHVHVEIPNGDSFTVWFVTEDQEWIEAGELDRLSSNHFGKVIDVPKTDSPIAYAAIVTTTDDPSLDPESAVALVSDTVGDAIRASL; this is encoded by the coding sequence TTGAATTGTGAAACGTGCCAACGACATTTGGCTCAGTACGTCTTGGGTGACCTGGATCCGTCCGTCGCCCACGCGGTGGAGGAACATATCGAAAGTGGATGCGTGAGCTGTTTAAGCGAACTGACTTCGATCGGAAACTCGGTCGAGTGCCTGATCGAGGATTCTGCTTTGAAGAGTCCTAGCGATGCAACTTGGGAGCGGTTGGAGGAAGCCATCGAAAGCGATCGATCGCCAGAGTCAGCCGGACGAAACCAAGTTGATCGTTCGTCGTCGCTCGAAGAAACCCCGTCGTGGCTGAAACACGGATTCGCGGCCATGCTTGCGGTAGCTTGCGGGTTTATGATTGCGATCGTAGGTCTTAATTTTGTCAGCTCGGCTCCTGAACGCACCGCTGGCGACTTTTCCGCCGACCATCCGCCGACCTCACCATCGAACGTTCCGGTAGGTCAGTTCAGTGACGGGGCGCTTCCGAAATCGGGAGATCGACCGGCTTCGCATTTGGTTTCGTTTCGTGAACCTGAACGCCTAGAACGAGTTGCGGGGTCGATGTTCTTTGATACCAACGCCAAGCAGATTCATGTGCATGTCGAAATACCCAACGGTGACTCTTTCACCGTTTGGTTTGTCACTGAGGACCAAGAATGGATCGAAGCGGGTGAATTGGACCGACTCAGCAGCAATCACTTTGGCAAAGTGATCGATGTCCCCAAAACCGATAGCCCGATCGCTTACGCGGCAATCGTTACCACGACTGACGATCCTTCGCTCGATCCGGAATCGGCGGTCGCTTTGGTAAGTGACACGGTCGGCGATGCCATCCGCGCTTCGCTCTAA
- a CDS encoding TadE/TadG family type IV pilus assembly protein: MMKYSLAKRPSSRQHAPTGAVAVEFAISAAVLLLIIFASIEFTRMSMVRHAVKHASYLAARQAMVVGASTAEAEGVALNHLQNAGLSFGSVNVNPATITDDTQIVEVTVNVPVHGNSWIAPVYFSGDMTGRTRILAERAPARMAEAVPAGPAP, from the coding sequence ATGATGAAGTATTCCTTAGCTAAGCGACCAAGTTCACGGCAACACGCACCCACGGGCGCGGTGGCGGTTGAGTTTGCAATATCGGCCGCAGTTCTCTTGCTCATCATCTTTGCGTCGATCGAGTTCACTCGCATGTCGATGGTTCGTCACGCAGTTAAGCATGCCTCCTATCTCGCTGCTCGGCAGGCAATGGTGGTCGGAGCATCGACTGCGGAAGCCGAAGGCGTGGCGTTAAACCACTTGCAGAACGCTGGATTGTCGTTTGGGTCCGTGAATGTGAATCCAGCGACGATCACCGATGACACTCAAATTGTCGAAGTGACCGTGAACGTGCCGGTTCACGGTAACAGTTGGATTGCGCCGGTCTACTTCAGCGGTGACATGACCGGGCGAACTCGCATCTTGGCTGAACGAGCTCCCGCTAGAATGGCAGAAGCTGTTCCCGCCGGTCCAGCGCCGTAA
- a CDS encoding arylsulfatase, whose translation MKTLFALLCIYSLSVGLVVADETQPANVIFILCDDLGWGDLGILHQNSDPNHKDFATPRLDRMAAEGVQVRSHYCAAPVCAPARASLLTGVHQGHAEIRDNQFDKALEDNHTLGTVMQLAGYRTALIGKYGLQGPGDSAMNWPAYPTKRGFDEFYGYVRHVDGHIHYPAHDWPLGNGENHQTPKEVWHNNEEVSASLKGCYTTDLFTAKAKDFVISQHSTQPDQPFFLFLAYDTPHAALQVPSMEYPEGTGVKGGIQWLGKPGQMINTATGTIDSYYHPECSDPSWTNVEQRFATMVRRIDDCVGDLLDTLTELGIAEDTLVVLSSDNGPHEESYLEGIRYSPDSFDSFGPFDGIKRDVWEGGIRVPTLAWWPSKIAPGQIDDQPSQFHDWMPTLADIAGQAAPARTDGVSLLPRWTQGSGKPSTIYVEYLNRGKTPNYESFPEWKRNQRRGQMQAMQIEGNSAVRFNITKPSSDFMLFDRENDPTQQTNIASQMPATSKKLRNQVARMRRPNESAPRPYDQIAVPGYKADRSSTKGNDAVKIQFLPGAFEYVPHPSIFEGITRVRTPRLGELAESSPSERGAAVWTQDIQIDQPGHYTFTLQSDVKSFVRLHDIALLDADFGYDGSTTRSETIKLGVGTHPLTCIALVEGDQAPKIKLEFNRTSDKK comes from the coding sequence ATGAAAACGCTTTTCGCGCTGCTTTGCATCTATTCGCTTAGCGTGGGGCTTGTCGTCGCCGACGAGACCCAACCCGCCAACGTCATATTTATTTTATGCGATGACCTTGGCTGGGGAGATCTAGGAATACTGCACCAGAATTCCGATCCTAACCATAAAGACTTTGCTACGCCTCGCTTGGACCGCATGGCGGCCGAAGGGGTGCAAGTCCGTTCGCACTACTGCGCCGCACCAGTTTGCGCCCCTGCGCGGGCGTCTCTGCTGACGGGCGTGCATCAAGGACACGCCGAGATCCGCGACAACCAATTCGATAAGGCCTTGGAAGACAATCACACTCTCGGAACCGTGATGCAGTTGGCCGGATACCGCACCGCATTGATTGGTAAGTACGGGCTACAAGGCCCAGGCGATTCCGCAATGAACTGGCCCGCTTATCCGACCAAGCGAGGCTTCGACGAATTCTACGGATATGTGCGCCACGTCGATGGCCACATTCACTATCCCGCTCATGATTGGCCGCTGGGTAATGGCGAGAATCACCAAACACCCAAGGAGGTCTGGCACAACAACGAAGAGGTCTCGGCGAGCTTGAAGGGATGCTACACCACCGATCTCTTCACGGCCAAAGCGAAGGACTTTGTGATCTCGCAACACTCCACCCAACCCGATCAACCTTTCTTTCTCTTCTTGGCCTACGATACGCCTCACGCTGCGCTGCAGGTTCCTTCGATGGAATATCCCGAGGGCACGGGCGTGAAGGGAGGAATCCAGTGGCTTGGAAAGCCAGGCCAAATGATCAACACGGCTACCGGCACCATCGATTCCTACTACCACCCTGAATGTAGTGATCCATCTTGGACAAATGTGGAACAGCGGTTCGCGACCATGGTTCGACGGATCGACGATTGCGTAGGCGATCTCTTGGACACGCTTACCGAACTAGGAATCGCTGAAGACACCTTGGTCGTTTTGTCGAGCGACAATGGACCTCACGAGGAAAGCTATCTTGAAGGTATTCGCTACTCACCGGACTCGTTCGATTCATTCGGTCCTTTTGACGGAATCAAGCGAGACGTTTGGGAAGGCGGAATCCGAGTTCCAACATTAGCGTGGTGGCCCAGTAAGATCGCGCCGGGCCAGATCGACGATCAACCCTCGCAGTTCCACGATTGGATGCCCACGCTAGCAGACATCGCAGGCCAGGCTGCCCCCGCCCGCACGGATGGCGTTTCGTTGCTCCCGCGTTGGACCCAAGGCAGCGGCAAGCCTAGCACGATTTATGTCGAGTACCTTAACCGGGGTAAGACACCAAACTATGAAAGCTTTCCTGAGTGGAAGCGCAACCAACGTCGCGGACAAATGCAAGCCATGCAAATCGAAGGCAACAGTGCTGTTCGATTCAATATCACCAAGCCGTCTTCGGACTTCATGTTGTTTGATCGAGAGAATGATCCAACGCAGCAAACGAACATCGCTTCGCAGATGCCCGCGACCAGCAAGAAGCTTCGCAATCAAGTCGCTCGCATGAGGCGTCCCAACGAATCGGCACCGCGACCGTACGACCAAATTGCTGTTCCTGGATACAAGGCTGACCGTTCATCAACCAAGGGAAACGACGCGGTCAAAATTCAGTTTCTACCCGGAGCCTTCGAGTACGTACCTCACCCTTCGATCTTTGAGGGAATCACTCGCGTTCGGACACCACGTCTAGGTGAACTCGCCGAATCGTCGCCTTCGGAACGTGGTGCGGCCGTTTGGACGCAAGACATCCAGATTGACCAGCCAGGACACTACACGTTCACGCTGCAAAGTGACGTGAAGTCTTTCGTGCGTCTGCATGACATCGCTCTGCTGGACGCTGATTTCGGCTACGACGGTTCAACGACTAGGTCCGAAACCATCAAACTAGGTGTCGGTACTCATCCGCTAACGTGCATCGCATTGGTAGAAGGCGACCAAGCGCCAAAGATAAAGTTGGAATTCAATCGCACGAGTGATAAGAAATGA
- a CDS encoding serine/threonine protein kinase yields the protein MLFISNTDTQLPSDVPHGLERYTDRHEIARGGNGLLESGFDVIIGRTVVIKTLLPEYRLDRKHRRRLLREARVTAQLPHPVTVPVYEIGEDRNDGIFYTMKRISGENFFDVIRKIAQKNESTIQAYPTKRRLEVLHDVCHALSFAHARGVIHRDVKPENIYVGNFGEVTLLDWGSAKVWGQSYYDQAEPNPDRKPIRSSQTEPEEPVQHGEEPFRMEALTPAQQVIGTPTYMSPEQIANRNVDERSDVFSAGVCLYEALAIAEPFRGVDQSDTFDNICSRSPTPPSERSPERDIPKLADAIFARATAKQVAARYQTMREFNEELEKLIALY from the coding sequence ATGCTTTTCATCTCCAATACTGACACTCAGTTGCCATCCGACGTTCCACACGGACTCGAACGTTATACCGATCGGCATGAAATCGCTCGCGGTGGCAACGGGCTACTGGAATCGGGTTTTGATGTGATCATCGGTCGCACTGTCGTCATCAAGACGTTGCTGCCAGAGTACCGACTCGACCGCAAACACCGTCGACGCTTGCTTCGCGAGGCTCGCGTGACCGCGCAATTGCCGCACCCGGTCACGGTGCCGGTTTACGAGATCGGTGAAGATCGCAACGATGGAATCTTTTACACGATGAAGCGGATCTCGGGCGAAAACTTCTTCGATGTGATTCGCAAGATCGCGCAAAAGAACGAAAGCACGATCCAGGCTTATCCTACCAAGCGACGTTTGGAAGTTTTGCACGATGTTTGCCACGCGCTCTCCTTCGCTCACGCGCGAGGCGTGATTCATCGCGATGTTAAGCCAGAGAACATCTATGTCGGTAACTTTGGCGAAGTCACCTTGCTCGACTGGGGCTCGGCCAAGGTCTGGGGACAATCCTATTACGACCAAGCGGAACCGAATCCCGATCGAAAACCGATTCGCAGCAGCCAAACCGAGCCCGAGGAACCCGTACAACATGGGGAAGAACCCTTCCGCATGGAAGCCTTGACGCCGGCACAACAGGTCATCGGAACGCCGACCTACATGTCGCCCGAACAAATTGCAAACCGCAACGTGGATGAACGAAGCGATGTGTTCTCCGCTGGAGTCTGCTTATACGAGGCCCTGGCCATCGCCGAACCTTTTCGAGGCGTCGATCAAAGCGACACGTTCGACAACATCTGCTCTCGTTCACCGACGCCGCCGAGCGAACGTTCGCCCGAACGAGATATCCCAAAGTTAGCCGACGCCATCTTCGCACGCGCCACCGCAAAGCAGGTTGCCGCCCGCTACCAAACGATGCGTGAATTCAACGAAGAGCTAGAAAAGCTAATCGCGCTCTATTAG
- a CDS encoding sigma-70 family RNA polymerase sigma factor, translating into MKENRAIDPTATDEDLMLGICGGDRASFRELYDRHRSLVYTVALRVCGQECNAETVTVTVFWEIWKKPTSWNPERGPIRTYLLLLARSRARDLLRSEARHSVENRGLAEELTHHRTQLQETVDPALKLQNSQRARQLRAVAQELPADIREVLDLAFFGGLTHLGIAEELGVPLGTVKSRIRRGLSQMRERLTALSEDWLTH; encoded by the coding sequence ATGAAGGAAAATAGAGCGATCGATCCTACCGCGACTGACGAAGATCTGATGCTGGGGATCTGCGGTGGCGATCGGGCTAGCTTCCGTGAACTCTATGATCGGCATCGTAGTTTGGTGTACACCGTGGCATTGCGGGTCTGCGGTCAGGAGTGCAATGCCGAGACGGTCACGGTGACGGTGTTTTGGGAAATCTGGAAAAAACCGACAAGCTGGAATCCAGAGCGTGGTCCCATCCGTACCTATTTGTTGTTGCTCGCTCGCAGTCGTGCTCGCGATTTGCTGCGATCCGAAGCCAGGCACAGCGTTGAGAATCGTGGCTTGGCCGAAGAGTTAACGCATCACCGAACACAATTACAGGAAACGGTCGATCCAGCTTTAAAACTACAGAACAGCCAACGGGCTAGACAGCTTCGGGCAGTCGCGCAAGAGTTACCTGCCGATATTCGCGAAGTATTGGACCTCGCTTTTTTCGGAGGATTGACCCATCTAGGTATCGCAGAAGAACTCGGAGTTCCGCTCGGTACCGTGAAGTCGAGAATTCGTCGCGGATTGTCACAAATGCGAGAGCGTTTGACGGCTCTGAGCGAAGATTGGTTGACCCATTGA
- a CDS encoding TadE family protein, whose product MIRSLQLSASQSLARRCVAKPRRAAVHPRKPAQVGDVGQRSTFAKSHPVRGVAVVELAICLPLLVFVLLGTIEACHMIHLKQDLSVAAYEGVRIGVLPGSSKTAIETQCNMLMEDRGIKGYSITISSDPKTLTRGQPLTVTVAAPCTQNSLVGAVLYQDKTLTESMVMRVE is encoded by the coding sequence ATGATCCGGTCACTTCAACTATCCGCTTCTCAATCGCTGGCGAGACGCTGCGTGGCCAAACCACGCCGGGCCGCGGTGCACCCGCGCAAGCCTGCGCAAGTTGGCGACGTTGGTCAACGTAGTACATTTGCGAAGTCGCATCCTGTTCGCGGCGTTGCGGTCGTCGAGCTTGCGATCTGTTTGCCGCTGCTGGTGTTTGTTCTGTTGGGCACCATCGAAGCGTGCCACATGATTCACCTCAAGCAAGACCTGTCGGTGGCTGCCTATGAAGGCGTGCGAATTGGTGTGCTTCCAGGATCGAGCAAGACTGCCATTGAAACGCAGTGCAACATGTTGATGGAAGATCGCGGAATCAAAGGGTACAGCATTACGATCAGTTCCGACCCCAAGACACTCACGCGAGGCCAACCGTTGACCGTTACCGTCGCCGCCCCTTGCACTCAGAACTCACTCGTCGGTGCGGTTCTCTATCAAGACAAAACCTTGACTGAATCCATGGTCATGCGTGTCGAATGA
- a CDS encoding putative 2-dehydropantoate 2-reductase, translating into MTKQSYAIIGSGALGGLYGALLAKAGHEVHFLLHSDYEFVKQHGLTVESIWGDFHLPSVHAHNRAESIPPCDVTLLALKTTNNHLLEKLLPPSTCGAGVVLCLQNGLDVESDAAAIVGNDRVLGGSCFLCSNKVGPGHIRHLDQGRIVFGEWGPTAIPISERARRIESEFQSAGIEVNATHDLPMTRWRKLLWNIPFNGLSVVLNASTKELIEDNNSVALAKRIINEVHAGAAGCGVMIPEMFKEKTMEATRVMVPYDSSMRLDYLAGRPMEIDAIFRRPLAAAERAGVMMPAVATLADQLSFLGRKHSA; encoded by the coding sequence ATGACGAAACAAAGCTACGCGATCATCGGCTCGGGTGCGCTCGGCGGACTCTATGGAGCATTGTTGGCAAAGGCTGGCCACGAGGTTCATTTTCTGCTGCACAGCGACTACGAGTTCGTCAAGCAACATGGATTGACGGTCGAATCCATCTGGGGTGACTTTCATTTGCCGTCGGTTCATGCCCACAACCGTGCCGAATCGATTCCGCCATGCGATGTCACGTTGTTGGCGCTCAAGACGACCAACAACCATTTGCTCGAAAAATTGTTGCCACCGTCCACCTGCGGCGCGGGCGTGGTGCTGTGTTTGCAAAATGGGCTCGATGTAGAAAGTGATGCAGCGGCAATCGTTGGCAACGATCGTGTCCTGGGTGGTTCTTGTTTTCTATGCAGCAACAAGGTTGGGCCTGGTCACATCCGCCACCTCGATCAAGGCCGCATCGTGTTTGGCGAATGGGGGCCCACCGCGATCCCAATCTCGGAACGCGCACGACGTATCGAATCGGAATTTCAATCGGCTGGAATTGAGGTTAACGCAACGCACGACTTGCCGATGACTCGGTGGCGCAAGTTGCTTTGGAACATCCCCTTCAATGGCTTGTCCGTCGTGCTCAACGCGTCGACCAAAGAACTGATTGAAGACAACAACTCAGTCGCACTGGCCAAACGCATCATCAACGAAGTGCATGCGGGGGCCGCGGGATGTGGCGTGATGATCCCTGAGATGTTCAAAGAAAAGACAATGGAGGCGACACGCGTGATGGTGCCCTACGACAGCAGCATGCGGTTGGACTATTTGGCCGGGCGTCCGATGGAAATTGACGCAATCTTTCGACGTCCACTCGCGGCAGCGGAGCGTGCAGGTGTTATGATGCCTGCTGTTGCCACACTAGCGGATCAGCTTTCGTTTTTGGGTCGAAAACACTCGGCATAG
- a CDS encoding TerB family tellurite resistance protein, which produces MILIGTMNLTRTRDTGNFYCPTCSVDQTYRLRSRRPFLTLYFIPTVPVGAAELFVQCDQCRSTWDVSVLEMDKETHEMAIAEQFRTEAIRASVLVTLVDGTISEEEINGLLKVSRGVLDYDLDREELGHLCSVARQNQIEATNYVLTVSRRWTQEQKMKAIEAMFLAATVDPEMSDVKLQVLARMREVLDLTDREYQTAIERGLDRNDLA; this is translated from the coding sequence ATGATTTTGATCGGCACGATGAATTTGACGCGGACTCGCGACACGGGCAACTTTTACTGCCCCACGTGTAGCGTCGATCAAACTTATCGTTTGCGTTCGCGGCGTCCGTTTCTGACGCTGTATTTCATCCCCACTGTGCCTGTGGGTGCGGCGGAGCTGTTCGTCCAGTGCGACCAGTGTCGTTCAACGTGGGACGTTTCGGTCCTTGAAATGGACAAGGAAACGCACGAGATGGCGATTGCCGAACAGTTTCGCACCGAAGCAATCCGCGCGTCTGTTTTGGTCACCTTGGTCGACGGAACCATTAGTGAAGAAGAGATTAATGGTTTGTTGAAGGTATCGCGGGGAGTCTTGGACTATGACCTTGATCGCGAAGAACTAGGGCATCTGTGTTCGGTCGCTCGTCAGAACCAAATCGAAGCGACGAACTATGTGCTGACGGTGTCACGACGGTGGACACAAGAGCAAAAAATGAAGGCGATCGAAGCGATGTTCTTAGCCGCGACCGTCGACCCAGAAATGTCCGACGTGAAATTGCAGGTCCTAGCGAGAATGCGAGAAGTGCTGGATTTGACGGATCGCGAGTATCAAACAGCGATCGAGCGTGGTTTGGATCGCAACGATCTTGCTTGA